In Phycisphaerae bacterium, the sequence GCGAACCGCCGAGACGATCGCACACACGTTCTACCGCGACTACCACCTGAACGTGACCATCGCGCGGCCATTCCATTACACGGGGCCCGGCCAGCCGGAGAACTTGTTCATCGGCTCCGTCGCCCGTGCGGTAATCGCCGCGACCGGCACCCCCGGACCAACGGTGCTCGAGGTTGCCGATTTGCAATGCCGGCGAGACATCCTCCACGTCGCCGACGTCGCGACGGCCTACACGCGCCTGATCGAGGACGGCCGACCCGATGAGATTTATAACATCTGTTCAGGAAATAGCTTAGAGATAAACGAGCTCGTCGCGGCGATCGCGGCGGAGGCGGGCGTCCACCTCCAGTTGTCCGAACGGCCGACGCCCCCCGAGGACAACCCGGTGCGTGCCTTGCGGGGCAGCAATCAGAAGCTGCGCGACGAGCTGCATTGGCAACCGACAAACTCCGTCGAGGACGCCGTTAAAGACCTGGTGGCAAGTTATCGCCCTCAGGCCGCAACGGTTGCCCACTAGGCGCAACGCCTGACCCCTGGAACCCTGCGGGAGGGGCAGACCCGCCGGAAACGCGTTTCCCTGCGGTTCCGGCTGCCGAATCCGATGCGGGCCGGCGGGTGTTTCCGCCGGCCCGCGTCGGAGAAGGGGGACCGATTCGCCCCCTTGGCAGAGTACCCAGCATCGCCTATACTGAGGGGCTCCGCGTAGCAGTGGCGCGACGCGGCGACCGTCTGCGCCCGGGCTTGGACCCGGTCGCGTAGGCTTTCACGGCGGAGTAGCGCATGGCTGTCAGGCTGCGACTCAAGAGAATGGGACGCCGGCACCGTTCGTTTTTCCGGCTCAGTGCCATGGAGTCGCGTTGCCCGCGCGACGGGCGCGTCCTCGAAGAGCTCGGCACGTACGACCCTCAGAACAAGGCCGCGGACCAGCAGTTGAAGCTCGACGTGGACCGGATCAAGCACTGGCTCCAGCGCGGCGCGCTGCCGACAGAGACCGTCGCCAGCCTGCTCAAGAAACAGGGCATCGCCGTCCGGTGAGGCAAGTCACCCGGCTCATGATGGGTTCTCGGAATGCGGATCGATGTCATAACGCTGTTCCCGGAGGTGATGCAGCCGTATCTCGCGGCCAGCATCCTCG encodes:
- a CDS encoding NAD(P)-dependent oxidoreductase encodes the protein MHTVFVTGADGFAGGHVLKRLTQAGYDTVAGVRNRARKLGYERNSQKALVCDVTDAIGVARVVASVRPDAVLHLAGPSSPAAAAADPLLAYQSIVTAWANVLDAVRRTVPRAKVVLASACDVYGAAGDDDRPLPESTPVQPISTFGSLKRTAETIAHTFYRDYHLNVTIARPFHYTGPGQPENLFIGSVARAVIAATGTPGPTVLEVADLQCRRDILHVADVATAYTRLIEDGRPDEIYNICSGNSLEINELVAAIAAEAGVHLQLSERPTPPEDNPVRALRGSNQKLRDELHWQPTNSVEDAVKDLVASYRPQAATVAH
- the rpsP gene encoding 30S ribosomal protein S16, which produces MAVRLRLKRMGRRHRSFFRLSAMESRCPRDGRVLEELGTYDPQNKAADQQLKLDVDRIKHWLQRGALPTETVASLLKKQGIAVR